In the Nicotiana tabacum cultivar K326 chromosome 16, ASM71507v2, whole genome shotgun sequence genome, one interval contains:
- the LOC107796041 gene encoding uncharacterized protein LOC107796041 isoform X2, translated as MYFAGLSPSELFLRGLIGQSPIILDCSQHLQSQGGFLARACEVDMNPSKYHKSKMESSSKIVKHMYVPPGTLARGRRQSFRALGSVRVNAEQRGLFEFEKVKKLRGTNWCKNVAELKVGENVAPPSFDQTFEGDTLFPHEEEEMQGTQRSEISILLSQAIRLFRCYCIRTIFIFDLNWNLHGFVVTPRSITSMLCSTVIYYDDVTICSSILR; from the exons ATG TACTTTGCAGGTTTGTCACCTTCTGAACTCTTCCTACGTGGCTTGATAG GTCAGTCGCCTATTATACTTGATTGTTCACAGCATTTACAGTCACAAGGAGGTTTTCTTGCGAGAGCTTGTGAG GTTGACATGAATCCATCAAAATATCATAAGTCTAAAATGGAATCAAGTTCGAAGATTGTTAAGCATATGTACGTTCCACCTGGTACCTTAGCAAGGGGGCGAAGACAGAGCTTTAGAGCATTGGGTTCTGTAAGAGTAAATGCTGAACAACGAG GgctttttgaatttgaaaaggTAAAAAAACTGAGAGGAACAAATTGGTGTAAAAATGTTGCAGAACTCAAAGTTGGAGAAAATGTTGCGCCTCCTAGTTTTGATCAAACATTTGAAGGTGATACTCTTTTTCCTCATGAAGAAGAAGAGATGCAGGGCACTCAGAGAAGTGAAATAAGTATTTTATTATCTCAAGCTATAAGACTTTTTCGTTGTTATTGTATAAGAACTATTTTTATATTTGACTTAAATTGGAATTTGCATGGCTTTGttgttacgccccgcagtattacgtcgatgttatgctctacagtaatatattacgatgatgttaccatCTGCAGTAGTATATTACGATGA
- the LOC107796041 gene encoding uncharacterized protein LOC107796041 isoform X1, with amino-acid sequence MYFAGLSPSELFLRGLIGQSPIILDCSQHLQSQGGFLARACEVDMNPSKYHKSKMESSSKIVKHMYVPPGTLARGRRQSFRALGSVRVNAEQRGDTLFSHEEEEMWDTRRSEIRLFEFEKVKKLRGTNWCKNVAELKVGENVAPPSFDQTFEGDTLFPHEEEEMQGTQRSEISILLSQAIRLFRCYCIRTIFIFDLNWNLHGFVVTPRSITSMLCSTVIYYDDVTICSSILR; translated from the exons ATG TACTTTGCAGGTTTGTCACCTTCTGAACTCTTCCTACGTGGCTTGATAG GTCAGTCGCCTATTATACTTGATTGTTCACAGCATTTACAGTCACAAGGAGGTTTTCTTGCGAGAGCTTGTGAG GTTGACATGAATCCATCAAAATATCATAAGTCTAAAATGGAATCAAGTTCGAAGATTGTTAAGCATATGTACGTTCCACCTGGTACCTTAGCAAGGGGGCGAAGACAGAGCTTTAGAGCATTGGGTTCTGTAAGAGTAAATGCTGAACAACGAG GTGATACTCTTTTTTCTCATGAAGAAGAAGAGATGTGGGACACTCGGAGAAGTGaaataa GgctttttgaatttgaaaaggTAAAAAAACTGAGAGGAACAAATTGGTGTAAAAATGTTGCAGAACTCAAAGTTGGAGAAAATGTTGCGCCTCCTAGTTTTGATCAAACATTTGAAGGTGATACTCTTTTTCCTCATGAAGAAGAAGAGATGCAGGGCACTCAGAGAAGTGAAATAAGTATTTTATTATCTCAAGCTATAAGACTTTTTCGTTGTTATTGTATAAGAACTATTTTTATATTTGACTTAAATTGGAATTTGCATGGCTTTGttgttacgccccgcagtattacgtcgatgttatgctctacagtaatatattacgatgatgttaccatCTGCAGTAGTATATTACGATGA
- the LOC107796041 gene encoding uncharacterized protein LOC107796041 isoform X3: MNPSKYHKSKMESSSKIVKHMYVPPGTLARGRRQSFRALGSVRVNAEQRGDTLFSHEEEEMWDTRRSEIRLFEFEKVKKLRGTNWCKNVAELKVGENVAPPSFDQTFEGDTLFPHEEEEMQGTQRSEISILLSQAIRLFRCYCIRTIFIFDLNWNLHGFVVTPRSITSMLCSTVIYYDDVTICSSILR, translated from the exons ATGAATCCATCAAAATATCATAAGTCTAAAATGGAATCAAGTTCGAAGATTGTTAAGCATATGTACGTTCCACCTGGTACCTTAGCAAGGGGGCGAAGACAGAGCTTTAGAGCATTGGGTTCTGTAAGAGTAAATGCTGAACAACGAG GTGATACTCTTTTTTCTCATGAAGAAGAAGAGATGTGGGACACTCGGAGAAGTGaaataa GgctttttgaatttgaaaaggTAAAAAAACTGAGAGGAACAAATTGGTGTAAAAATGTTGCAGAACTCAAAGTTGGAGAAAATGTTGCGCCTCCTAGTTTTGATCAAACATTTGAAGGTGATACTCTTTTTCCTCATGAAGAAGAAGAGATGCAGGGCACTCAGAGAAGTGAAATAAGTATTTTATTATCTCAAGCTATAAGACTTTTTCGTTGTTATTGTATAAGAACTATTTTTATATTTGACTTAAATTGGAATTTGCATGGCTTTGttgttacgccccgcagtattacgtcgatgttatgctctacagtaatatattacgatgatgttaccatCTGCAGTAGTATATTACGATGA
- the LOC107772743 gene encoding uncharacterized protein LOC107772743 isoform X1, with translation MPHLRDIWVYWFVIVICAHCVYTHGKTLKNISYNTCGKLLRFVHSGNKPVSILMQLPNKTLSPHARINSLVMICGSPRLFKDKFVTDDINDQRDHVLKHMRKLWNNWRGSMHKNIKSKPFRYAIKDVPKGVGKSDWEWLVKEHFFTEKFKDKIKELVQSESSLTIIEVVERCFEPQRKSHVVRFGDGITAKELKSGNSSKAALLEKLNATVKETESRKGHLEGLESKYDELGSKYAQLAKIVFDQLSSPSSSDQ, from the exons ATGCCTCATTTACGAGATATTTGGGTATATTGGTTCGTGATCGTAATATGTGCCCATTGCGTGTACACTCATGGAAAGACATTGAAGAATATAAGCTACAACACATGTGGGAAGCTATTACG cttcgttcattcagggAACAAGCCTGTTTCAATATTGATGCAGCTTCCGAATAAGACATTATCGCCCCACGCCCGAATAAATTCTCTTGTAATGATCTGTGGCAGCCCAAGATTATTCAAG GATAAATTTGTCACTGATGACATAAATGATCAACGAGATCATGTCTTGAAACATATGAGAAAGTTGTGGAACAATTGGAGAGGATCGATGCACAAGAATATTAAGTCTAAGCCATTCCGTTATGCTATAAAAGATGTGCCAAAGGGGGTAGGCAAGAGTGATTGGGAATGGCTGGTCAAAGAGCATTTTTTTACTGAAAAATTTAAG gATAAAATCAAAGAATTGGTGCAATCTGAATCGTCTCTTACAATCATTGAGGTTGTAGAAAGGTGCTTCGAACCTCAACGAAAGAGTCATGTAGTTAGATTTGGTGATGGGATAACCGCTAAGGAGTTGAAAAGTGGTAACTCCTCTAAAGCTGCATTGTTGGAAAAGCTGAATGCTACTGTAAAAGAAACTGAATCACGGAAAGGACATTTGGAAGGGCTAGAGAGCAAATATGATGAGCTAGGGAGTAAATACGCACAACTTGCAAAGATAGTGTTTGATCAGCTTTCATCACCATCTTCAAGTGATCAATAA
- the LOC107772743 gene encoding uncharacterized protein LOC107772743 isoform X2, whose amino-acid sequence MCPLRVHSWKDIEEYKLQHMWEAITDKFVTDDINDQRDHVLKHMRKLWNNWRGSMHKNIKSKPFRYAIKDVPKGVGKSDWEWLVKEHFFTEKFKDKIKELVQSESSLTIIEVVERCFEPQRKSHVVRFGDGITAKELKSGNSSKAALLEKLNATVKETESRKGHLEGLESKYDELGSKYAQLAKIVFDQLSSPSSSDQ is encoded by the exons ATGTGCCCATTGCGTGTACACTCATGGAAAGACATTGAAGAATATAAGCTACAACACATGTGGGAAGCTATTACG GATAAATTTGTCACTGATGACATAAATGATCAACGAGATCATGTCTTGAAACATATGAGAAAGTTGTGGAACAATTGGAGAGGATCGATGCACAAGAATATTAAGTCTAAGCCATTCCGTTATGCTATAAAAGATGTGCCAAAGGGGGTAGGCAAGAGTGATTGGGAATGGCTGGTCAAAGAGCATTTTTTTACTGAAAAATTTAAG gATAAAATCAAAGAATTGGTGCAATCTGAATCGTCTCTTACAATCATTGAGGTTGTAGAAAGGTGCTTCGAACCTCAACGAAAGAGTCATGTAGTTAGATTTGGTGATGGGATAACCGCTAAGGAGTTGAAAAGTGGTAACTCCTCTAAAGCTGCATTGTTGGAAAAGCTGAATGCTACTGTAAAAGAAACTGAATCACGGAAAGGACATTTGGAAGGGCTAGAGAGCAAATATGATGAGCTAGGGAGTAAATACGCACAACTTGCAAAGATAGTGTTTGATCAGCTTTCATCACCATCTTCAAGTGATCAATAA